From one Trifolium pratense cultivar HEN17-A07 linkage group LG1, ARS_RC_1.1, whole genome shotgun sequence genomic stretch:
- the LOC123904024 gene encoding uncharacterized protein LOC123904024, with protein MSTTTISSSLPFSLPISRHNSRVSRISFQSSFTLSTNKCRVWCFRNENNPPETNDSEFKQDKLSDDLVKFKGDQSKDLKKDWLVSLHTIINTVLRVEPWKVPWTAKTIVQVMLLWIASFWLVGSWIVPFLAYTAGFRKETLSYRGQALYSLLTDVAEGVVGIAILHRCLAKFKPLSSDWFKFELKGKWQFDVGLGCLMFPLINHLSQMNLNLWPVLQYAPVTVSSVEQSIVARDPVAMALYAVVVTVCAPIWEEVVFRGFLLPSLTRYMPVWSAVLVSSVAFAFAHFNIQRMLPLVLLGLVMGAIFVRSRNLLPSMLLHSLWNAFVFLDLMK; from the exons ATGTCCACAACCACAATTTCTTCTTCACTCCCTTTCTCTCTCCCAATTAGCCGCCACAATTCTAGGGTTTCTCGCATTTCATTCCAATCATCATTCACCTTATCTACAAAC AAATGTAGAGTTTGGTGTTTTAGGAATGAAAACAATCCACCTGAGACTAATGACTCCGAGTTCAAACAAGATAAATTATCAGATGATTTGGTGAAGTTTAAAGGGGATCAGTCCAAAGACTTGAAAAAAGATTGGCTTGTTTCTCTTCATACG ATCATAAATACTGTTCTTCGTGTTGAACCCTGGAAAGTTCCTTGGACAGCAAAGACCATTGTTCAG GTTATGCTCCTCTGGATTGCCTCATTCTGGTTAGTAGGTTCTTGGATAGTGCCATTTTTAGCTTACACAGCTGGGTTTAGAAAGGAAACTCTTTCATACAGAGGACAAGCATTGTACAGCCTCTTGACAGATGTTGCCGAAGGTGTGGTTGGGATAGCAATACTTCATCGCTGTCTTGCAAAGTTTAAACCACTCTCATCTGACTGGTTCAAATTTGAACTCAAGGGGAAGTGGCAGTTTGATGTCGGTTTAGGCTGTCTCATGTTCCCCCTCATCAATCATCTGTCACAAATGAACCTAAATTTGTGGCCTGTTCTTCAATATGCTCCAGTTACGGTCTCAAGTGTAGAGCAATCCATTGTAGCAAGAGACCCTGTGGCAATGGCCCTCTATGCAGTGGTAGTTACAGTTTGCGCCCCAATATGGGAGGAGGTTGTCTTTCGTGGTTTCCTTCTCCCATCTTTAACCAGGTACATGCCTGTGTGGAGTGCAGTATTAGTTAGCTCAGTAGCATTTGCCTTCGCACATTTTAACATTCAAAGGATGCTTCCCCTTGTATTGCTTGGCTTGGTTATGGGTGCTATCTTTGTACGGTCTAGGAACCTCTTGCCATCAATGTTGTTGCATAGTTTGTGGAATGCTTTTGTATTTCTTGATCTCatgaaataa
- the LOC123904109 gene encoding G-type lectin S-receptor-like serine/threonine-protein kinase At5g24080 → MTNMDGDVTMVDSNGTHDNALDVEPLSIRIPLEPPLEPVEGMEFASIEEAKSYYTRYAKNKGFSFRMGRVTKSRTNGMIIGQEILCSKEGFRAKRYMKQDNSSLIKHDETRVGCKARLYLKKNDDRWIVSRFIGDHNHELFSPGSSQSLRVHRKKTKVQKKLADVLDESGLGPSKTTSILCTESIGIDNFGSSQQDVINYLSVKRQTQLENEDAQLMLSYFKNCQLKNTGFFYAFQMDAEGKLANCFWVDSRSRIAYKYFGDVVTIDPTYLTSKYNVPFVPFTGVNHHQQSILFGCALLWDETVESFVWLLSTWLEAMNGVCPKTIFTDQGAAITNAVGTVFPKVNHRYCMWHIEEKVPEYLNHIYHEREFKNHFYKCIHQSNTIEEFDSEWGAMIDKYGLQDNQWLQEIYSIRSKWVPACVHHIFCAGMSTTQRIESMNKFFKDFLNSSTPLSKFVTQYEKALDACYNKEREKNVKTMKLKPLLRTLYPIEEEASKIYTRKLFRIFQDELVGSQMFTTEKVEFSDEVMTYKVHEIYKEKPNYYVTFHVTSKESTCTCHKFEFLGILCRHILTVFLKKKVHYLPSQYVLQRWTLNAKKQKVQGLSIEEFQEGGNKVSSTLLFNSVMVHSLEFSERASRSEKHHNIAIQCLQNAIEKLDLLELEESNEDCISSEIGLGSRLLASKDQVWVSDNGTFAMGFTPSKTDNHLFTLGIWFARLPGDRTFVWSPNRNSPTSQEAVLELDTTGNLILMDKKITIWTSNTSNANVESATMSESGNFILHNTNNHPIWQSFSQPSDTLLPNQPLTVSSELTSQKSSSHGGYYALKMLQQPTSLSLALTYNLPETYQSLYENESSYANYSYWQGPEISNVTGEVIAVLDQAGSFGIVYGDSSDGAVYVYKNDNDDAGLASAIHQSTPLTVLRRLTLEENGNLRLYRWEDVNGSKQWVSQWAAVSNPCDIGGICGNGICKLDRTKTNASCTCLPGTSKVGRDGQCYENSSLVGKCNNGKNENMTSSQFRISMVQQTNYYFSESSIIANYSENDVSSVSKCGDACLSDCDCVASVYGLNEERPFCWVLKSLSFGGFEDTSSTLFVKVRANSSWTPEGQEGKSNSSSDGMGSAKEKAVIIPIVLGMIVLIFLLCMLLYYSVHRKRTLKREMESSLALSGAPMNFTYRALQIRTSNFSQLLGTGGFGSVYKGSLGDGTLVAVKKLDKILPHGEKEFITEVNTIGSMHHMNLVRLCGFCSEGPHRLLVYEYMKNGSLDKWIFPSYRGLDRILDWQTRLDIAINTAQGIAYFHEQCRNRIIHCDIKPENILLDENFCPKVSDFGLAKLMAREHSHVVTMVRGTRGYLAPEWISNRPITVKADVYSYGMLLLEIIGGRRNLDLSFDAEDFFYPGWAYKEMTNNGSIIKVADRRLNGAVDEEELIRALKIAFWCIQDDVSMRPPMGEVVRMLEDEGSNSTNINMPPMPQTVLEVIEEGLDHVYKAMKREYNHYSSFTITSHLTSHATCSNSTMSPR, encoded by the exons ATGACAAATATGGATGGAGATGTTACCATGGTTGACTCAAATGGTACACATGACAATGCTCTTGATGTGGAGCCTCTCAGTATTAGAATACCGCTAGAACCCCCCTTAGAGCCCGTTGAAGGAATGGAGTTTGCATCAATTGAAGAGGCAAAGAGTTACTACACAAGGTATGCTAAGAACAAAGGTTTTAGTTTTCGCATGGGACGCGTTACTAAATCAAGAACAAATGGTATGATAATTGGTCAAGAAATTCTTTGTTCAAAGGAGGGGTTTCGGGCCAAAAGATATATGAAACAGGATAATAGTAGTCTTATTAAACATGATGAAACAAGGGTGGGATGCAAGGCACGGttatatttaaagaaaaatgatGATAGATGGATTGTTTCTAGATTTATAGGAGACCATAATCACGAATTATTTTCTCCTGGAAGTTCACAGTCTCTTCGCGTACATAGAAAGAAaactaaagtgcaaaaaaaaCTTGCTGATGTGCTTGATGAATCTGGTTTAGGCCCTAGCAAAACAACATCTATCTTATGTACTGAAAGTATTGGTATTGATAATTTTGGATCTAGCCAGCAAGATGTTATCAATTACTTAAGTGTAAAAAGACAAACACAGTTAGAAAACGAAGATGCTCAATTGATGTTATCATACTTTAAGAATTGTCAGTTGAAGAATACTGGATTTTTCTATGCATTTCAAATGGATGCCGAAGGAAAATTAGCTAATTGTTTTTGGGTTGATTCAAGATCTAGAATTGCTTACAAATATTTTGGTGATGTGGTTACTATTGATCCAACATACTTGACAAGTAAATACAACGTTCCTTTTGTTCCATTTACGGGTGTtaatcatcatcaacaatccaTTCTTTTTGGTTGTGCTCTCTTATGGGACGAAACTGTAGAGAGTTTTGTTTGGTTGCTAAGTACCTGGTTAGAAGCAATGAATGGAGTTTGTCCTAAAACTATTTTCACAGACCAAGGCGCTGCTATCACCAATGCAGTTGGAACGGTGTTTCCAAAGGTTAATCACCGTTATTGTATGTGGCATATTGAGGAAAAAGTTCCAGAGTACTTGAATCATATCTATCATGAACGTgaatttaaaaatcatttttacaaGTGCATTCACCAATCTAACACAATTGAAGAATTTGATTCTGAATGGGGAGCAATGATTGATAAATATGGGTTGCAAGATAATCAGTGGCTACAGGAGATATACTCAATTCGATCAAAATGGGTTCCTGCATGTGTACATCATATTTTTTGTGCCGGAATGTCCACCACCCAAAGGATTGAAAGTATGAATAAGTTTTTTAAGGATTTTTTGAATTCAAGTACTCCATTGAGCAAGTTTGTGACACAATATGAGAAGGCTCTTGATGCATGTTACAACAAGGAAAGGGAGAAAAATGTCAAGACAATGAAGTTAAAACCACTTTTGCGAACTTTATATCCCATAGAAGAAGAAGCTTCAAAAATTTATACAAGAAAATTGTTTAGGATATTTCAAGATGAGTTGGTTGGCTCTCAAATGTTTACCACCGAGAAAGTTGAATTTTCTGATGAAGTGATGACATACAAAGTTCATGAAATTTACAAAGAGAAGCCTAACTATTATGTGACTTTTCATGTAACTTCAAAAGAATCAACTTGTACTTGTCACAAGTTTGAATTTTTGGGTATTCTTTGTAGGCATATCTTAACCGTATTCCTAAAGAAGAAGGTACATTATCTCCCTTCACAGTATGTTCTACAAAGATGGACCCTGAATGCTAAGAAACAAAAAGTTCAAGGATTGTCAATTGAAGAATTTCAAGAAGGAGGAAACAAAGTTTCTAGCACTTTATTGTTTAATAGTGTTATGGTCCACTCTCTTGAATTTTCTGAAAGAGCTTCACGGTCAGAAAAACATCATAATATTGCAATTCAATGTTTGCAAAATGCAATTGAAAAACTTGATCTATTAGAGCTTGAAGAATCAAATGAGGA TTGCATTTCAAGTGAGATTGGATTAGGGTCAAGATTATTGGCTAGTAAAGACCAAGTTTGGGTTTCTGATAATGGTACATTTGCTATGGGATTCACTCCATCAAAGACTGATAATCATTTATTCACTTTGGGTATTTGGTTTGCTAGGCTTCCAGGAGATAGAACTTTTGTTTGGTCACCTAATAG AAACTCTCCTACATCACAAGAAGCAGTTTTGGAGCTTGACACCACAGGAAACCTCATTCTCATGGACAAAAAAATCACCATATGGACCTCAAACACATCAAATGCAAATGTTGAATCAGCAACCATGTCAGAATCAGGAAACTTCATCCTTCACAACACAAACAATCATCCTATATGGCAGAGTTTTTCTCAACCTTCTGATACACTCCTTCCAAATCAGCCTCTAACAGTTTCTTCAGAATTAACATCACAAAAATCTTCATCTCATGGTGGTTACTATGCTCTCAAAATGCTTCAACAACCAACTTCCTTAAGTCTTGCACTAACTTACAATCTTCCAGAAACTTACCAATCTTTGTATGAAAATGAATCATCATACGCCAACTATTCTTATTGGCAAGGTCCTGAGATTTCGAATGTAACTGGTGAAGTTATCGCGGTTTTAGATCAAGCTGGAAGCTTTGGAATTGTATATGGAGATTCATCTGATGGCGCGGTTTATGTTTATAagaatgataatgatgatgcaGGTTTAGCTTCCGCAATTCATCAATCTACGCCGTTGACTGTTCTTAGGAGACTAACACTCGAAGAGAACGGAAATCTGCGGTTGTACCGTTGGGAAGACGTAAATGGATCGAAACAATGGGTGTCACAATGGGCTGCAGTTTCAAATCCATGTGATATTGGTGGAATTTGTGGCAATGGTATTTGTAAATTGGATAGAACTAAGACAAATGCATCTTGCACTTGTTTGCCAGGAACTTCTAAAGTTGGTAGAGATGGACAATGTTATGAGAATTCATCACTTGTTGGAAAATGTAATAATGGAAAAAACGAAAACATGACATCGTCGCAGTTTAGGATTTCAATGGTTCAACaaactaattattatttttctgaaTCTTCAATAATAGCTAATTATAGTGAGAATGATGTTTCTTCTGTATCAAAATGTGGTGATGCATGTTTATCAGATTGTGATTGTGTTGCTTCTGTTTATGGACTAAATGAAGAGAGACCATTTTGTTGGGTTTTGAAGAGTTTAAGTTTTGGCGGTTTTGAAGATACGAGTTCTACTttgtttgtgaaagttagagcAAATAGTTCATGGACACCAGAAGGACAAGAAGGAAAGTCTAATAGTTCATCTGATGGAATGGGGAGTGCTAAGGAGAAAGCTGTGATTATTCCAATTGTTTTAGGAATGATAGTTCTCATTTTTTTGCTATGCATGTTACTATATTACAGTGTTCATAGAAAAAGAACTTTGAAAAGAGAAATGGAAAGTTCATTGGCCTTATCAGGTGCTCCAATGAATTTTACTTACCGCGCATTGCAAATCAGGACGAGCAACTTTTCACAACTTCTAGGAACTG GTGGATTTGGAAGTGTGTATAAAGGAAGCCTAGGAGATGGTACCCTAGTGGCAGTGAAAAAACTTGATAAGATTTTGCCTCATGGAGAAAAAGAATTTATCACTGAAGTAAACACAATTGGATCAATGCATCATATGAATTTGGTTCGTTTATGCGGCTTTTGTTCTGAGGGACCACACAG GCTTTTGGTTTATGAGTACATGAAGAATGGTTCATTGGATAAATGGATCTTCCCTTCGTATCGAGGGCTAGATAGAATACTAGATTGGCAAACTCGCTTGGATATCGCCATAAATACTGCACAAGGGATTGCATACTTTCATGAGCAATGCAGAAATAGGATCATACATTGTGACATCAAACCAGAAAATATTTTGTTAGATGAAAACTTTTGTCCTAAGGTATCTGATTTTGGACTTGCTAAATTGATGGCAAGGGAACACTCTCATGTGGTAACAATGGTAAGAGGCACTAGAGGTTATTTGGCACCTGAATGGATTAGTAATCGACCTATAACTGTAAAAGCCGATGTTTACAGCTATGGTATGCTTCTTTTAGAAATCATTGGTGGCAGGAGAAATCTTGACTTATCCTTTGATGCAGAAGATTTCTTCTATCCTGGTTGGGCTTATAAG GAGATGACAAACAATGGATCAATAATCAAAGTTGCAGATAGAAGATTAAATGGTGCAGTTGATGAAGAGGAGCTAATTAGAGCTTTGAAAATTGCCTTTTGGTGCATACAAGATGATGTTTCAATGAGACCACCAATGGGAGAAGTGGTGAGAATGCTTGAAGATGAAGGTTCAAATAGCACAAATATAAACATGCCACCAATGCCACAAACAGTACTAGAGGTAATTGAAGAAGGGTTGGACCATGTCTACAAAGCTATGAAAAGAGAGTATAATCACTATAGCTCATTCACCATTACAAGTCATCTTACATCTCATGCCACATGTAGCAACTCCACAATGTCACCAAGATAG